A window of the Bradyrhizobium ottawaense genome harbors these coding sequences:
- a CDS encoding ABC transporter ATP-binding protein, whose translation MSGAYGGEPSHVTLSGVVRNYEGPPVVYALGPIDLEIRRGEFFSVVGPSGCGKSTLLDVLCGLVRPTSGSVHFEGKELHGQVPEGVGVVFQEDSSMRWLTVRQNVAFGLRTSNLPETEKAERVEHAIRFMGLVQFADHYPAQLSGGMRQRVCIARTLVLRPRLILLDEPFGALDQQTRLLMGDELLRLWRETGATVLLITHALDEAAMLSDRVGVMSARPGCFIDMVETGWPRERDSRIVSHPSFGTLTARLWSSLREESLKTMGRVA comes from the coding sequence ATGAGCGGAGCCTACGGGGGCGAGCCCTCGCACGTAACCCTGAGCGGAGTGGTCCGGAATTATGAAGGGCCCCCGGTCGTATATGCACTCGGCCCGATCGACCTGGAAATCCGCCGCGGTGAATTTTTCTCCGTCGTCGGGCCTTCGGGTTGCGGCAAGTCGACTTTGCTCGATGTGCTCTGCGGCCTGGTACGTCCGACCAGCGGCAGCGTGCATTTTGAAGGCAAGGAACTGCACGGCCAGGTTCCGGAAGGCGTCGGCGTCGTCTTTCAGGAAGATTCGAGCATGCGCTGGCTCACTGTCCGGCAGAACGTTGCGTTTGGCTTGCGCACCTCGAATCTGCCGGAAACGGAAAAAGCCGAACGGGTCGAGCACGCCATCCGTTTCATGGGGCTGGTGCAATTCGCCGATCATTATCCGGCGCAACTCTCCGGCGGCATGCGGCAACGGGTCTGCATTGCGCGCACGCTGGTGCTTCGGCCAAGGCTGATCCTGCTCGACGAACCCTTCGGCGCGCTCGACCAGCAGACCCGGCTTTTGATGGGCGACGAGTTGCTGCGGCTCTGGCGCGAGACCGGCGCCACGGTGCTGTTGATTACCCATGCGCTGGATGAAGCCGCCATGCTGTCCGATCGCGTCGGCGTGATGAGCGCCAGGCCGGGCTGCTTCATCGACATGGTGGAGACCGGTTGGCCTCGCGAGCGTGACAGCCGCATCGTCTCGCATCCGAGTTTCGGTACACTGACGGCGCGGCTGTGGTCTTCGCTTCGCGAGGAGTCCCTCAAGACGATGGGGAGGGTGGCTTGA
- a CDS encoding carbohydrate ABC transporter permease — translation MARKVTARRVWVSTALAWLFGFLIFLPILWMVLTSFKTELEAFSMPPKFLFFHWTTENYTTVQERSDYVHHALNSIIVAGGSTLIAMLIAVPAAWSMAFAPTKRTKDVLLWMLSTKMMPSVGVLVPIYLIFRDFGLLDTRGGLVMILCLGNLPIVIWMLFTYFKEIPKDILEAARMDGATIGRELIYVLTPMAIPGLASTLLLNFILAWNEAFWTLNLSTLDAAPLTVFIASYSSPEGLFWAKLSAASTLAIAPIIVLGWFTQRQLVRGLTFGAVK, via the coding sequence ATGGCACGCAAGGTGACAGCGAGACGCGTATGGGTGTCCACGGCTCTCGCGTGGTTGTTCGGATTTCTGATTTTCCTGCCCATCCTGTGGATGGTGCTGACGAGCTTCAAGACCGAACTGGAGGCATTCTCAATGCCGCCAAAATTCCTGTTCTTTCACTGGACCACGGAGAACTACACGACAGTGCAGGAGCGCAGTGACTACGTTCATCATGCGCTCAATTCGATCATTGTCGCCGGTGGGTCGACGCTGATCGCGATGCTTATCGCCGTTCCGGCGGCGTGGTCGATGGCTTTCGCACCGACCAAGCGCACCAAGGATGTCCTGCTCTGGATGCTTTCGACCAAGATGATGCCGTCGGTCGGCGTGCTGGTGCCGATCTATCTGATCTTCCGGGATTTCGGGCTGCTCGATACCCGCGGCGGTCTCGTCATGATCCTGTGCCTCGGCAATCTGCCAATCGTGATCTGGATGCTCTTCACCTATTTCAAGGAAATTCCCAAGGATATCCTTGAGGCCGCGCGGATGGATGGCGCGACGATCGGACGCGAACTCATTTACGTGCTGACGCCGATGGCGATTCCAGGTCTCGCCTCGACGCTCCTCCTGAATTTCATTCTGGCGTGGAACGAGGCGTTCTGGACGTTGAACCTTTCGACCCTGGACGCAGCGCCGCTCACGGTATTCATCGCGTCTTATTCAAGTCCAGAGGGCCTGTTCTGGGCGAAGCTGTCGGCGGCGTCGACGCTCGCCATTGCGCCGATCATCGTTCTCGGATGGTTCACTCAGCGGCAACTCGTTCGCGGACTGACCTTCGGCGCGGTCAAATAG
- a CDS encoding SDR family NAD(P)-dependent oxidoreductase codes for MYLEKFKLDRKTALVTGAGQGIGLACAEALAEAGAKVLIADRDHQLADTGCASLKAKGLDVEIVIMDVTDSKRVTEVADQLASRYGGIDILVNNAGIARSETPAEKVTDEHWLNVIDVNLNGTFWCCRAFGKHMLDAKSGSIVNIGSMSGFIVNKPQEQSYYNASKAAVHHLTKSLAAEWGARGVRVNAVAPTYIATPLNAFVKNSPQMYDAWIGGTPMARMGEVDEIASVVLFLASDAASLMTGSVVLVDGGYTCW; via the coding sequence ATGTATCTGGAAAAATTCAAACTTGACCGAAAGACGGCCCTGGTGACCGGCGCCGGTCAGGGAATCGGACTTGCCTGCGCCGAGGCCCTGGCGGAGGCGGGAGCGAAGGTCCTGATCGCCGATCGCGACCACCAACTTGCCGATACCGGGTGCGCGAGTCTGAAGGCGAAAGGCCTGGATGTCGAGATCGTCATCATGGACGTAACGGACTCGAAGCGTGTTACCGAGGTCGCCGACCAATTGGCATCCCGCTACGGCGGCATCGATATCCTTGTCAACAATGCCGGCATCGCGCGAAGCGAGACGCCGGCCGAAAAGGTTACCGACGAACATTGGCTGAACGTCATCGACGTCAATCTCAACGGCACGTTCTGGTGCTGCCGCGCTTTCGGCAAGCACATGCTGGACGCGAAGTCCGGTTCCATTGTGAACATCGGCTCGATGTCAGGCTTCATCGTCAACAAACCGCAGGAGCAGAGCTACTACAATGCCTCCAAGGCCGCAGTGCACCATCTCACCAAGTCGCTCGCGGCCGAGTGGGGCGCGCGCGGCGTCCGCGTCAACGCCGTGGCGCCGACTTATATCGCAACCCCACTCAACGCATTCGTCAAAAACAGCCCGCAGATGTACGATGCCTGGATCGGTGGCACGCCGATGGCGCGGATGGGGGAGGTCGACGAAATTGCCTCCGTCGTCCTGTTCCTGGCGTCCGATGCCGCCAGCTTGATGACCGGCAGCGTTGTCCTCGTTGATGGAGGCTATACGTGCTGGTGA
- a CDS encoding FGGY-family carbohydrate kinase, giving the protein MQQAFIGIDVGTSSARAGVFDENGILLATARHPITVWHEAGSVAEQSSAEIWAACATSVRTAMAEAALPASAIKGVGFDATCSLVVIDASGNPLTVSSSGDPRRNVIVWMDHRAMAEARRVNETQDDVLRYVGGSISPEMEIPKLLWLKRHLPSTYQSAGHFFDLADYLSFRATGSTARSICTVVCKWNYLAHDQRWSRGYFERVGLGDLVADKYAKIGTEIVASGTALGAGLTQSAARDFGLHEGTPVAASLIDAHAGGVGTIGGRGKSGESVDVRRRLAYIMGTSACIMATTSKPCFVPGVWGPYYSGMVQGFWLNEGGQSAAGAAIDHLIRSHPAYDEAVAIAHAAGMEVLEFLERRIVSHAPSLGGAAFLARDIHVLPEFLGNRSPFADPYSRAVVAGMDLDVDIGSMERLFVAGLCGLAYGLADVVEAFRSHGVDSDMMVISGGAGRSPLVRQIMADTTGLTVAVPETQEPVLLGAAMLGAVAAKSCGSIGEAMASMSAIGRLSESTPPGLTDFHRTKRQVHALMRKLDRESRDAMRNIESIAVVETKS; this is encoded by the coding sequence ATGCAGCAGGCCTTCATCGGCATCGATGTTGGAACATCGAGCGCGCGCGCTGGAGTGTTCGACGAGAACGGAATCCTGCTGGCGACCGCCCGGCATCCGATCACGGTGTGGCACGAGGCTGGCAGCGTGGCGGAGCAGTCCTCCGCCGAGATCTGGGCGGCCTGCGCCACCTCGGTCCGCACGGCGATGGCGGAGGCCGCACTTCCAGCTTCCGCCATAAAGGGCGTGGGTTTCGATGCGACCTGTTCGCTTGTGGTCATCGATGCCTCAGGCAATCCGCTGACGGTAAGTAGCTCCGGCGACCCGCGGCGAAACGTCATCGTCTGGATGGACCATCGCGCGATGGCCGAGGCCCGACGAGTCAACGAGACGCAGGACGATGTGCTCCGCTATGTCGGCGGCTCGATCTCGCCGGAAATGGAAATTCCAAAACTGCTGTGGCTGAAGCGGCACCTGCCATCGACCTATCAATCGGCCGGTCATTTCTTCGACCTCGCCGACTATCTTTCGTTTCGCGCCACCGGTTCGACGGCGCGATCGATATGCACGGTTGTCTGCAAATGGAATTATCTCGCCCACGATCAGCGCTGGAGCCGCGGCTATTTCGAACGCGTTGGTCTCGGCGACCTCGTCGCCGACAAATACGCGAAGATCGGAACAGAGATCGTCGCGTCTGGCACGGCGCTCGGTGCCGGTCTGACGCAGTCGGCGGCACGGGATTTCGGCCTTCACGAAGGTACGCCGGTCGCTGCGTCGCTGATTGACGCTCACGCCGGAGGGGTGGGCACGATCGGCGGGCGCGGGAAGTCGGGTGAGTCGGTCGATGTGCGCCGTCGTCTTGCCTACATCATGGGAACCTCGGCTTGCATCATGGCGACAACATCGAAACCTTGCTTCGTCCCGGGCGTCTGGGGTCCCTATTATTCGGGGATGGTGCAGGGGTTTTGGCTCAACGAGGGCGGACAGTCCGCCGCCGGTGCGGCCATCGATCACCTCATCAGGTCTCATCCCGCCTATGACGAGGCTGTCGCGATCGCCCATGCTGCCGGCATGGAAGTCCTGGAATTTCTCGAACGGCGCATCGTCTCGCACGCGCCAAGCCTGGGTGGGGCGGCGTTTCTGGCCCGCGACATCCACGTTCTGCCCGAGTTTCTCGGCAACCGCTCACCCTTCGCCGATCCATATTCCCGCGCGGTGGTTGCAGGCATGGATCTCGACGTCGACATCGGCTCGATGGAGCGTCTGTTCGTGGCCGGGCTGTGCGGGCTTGCCTATGGTCTTGCCGATGTCGTCGAAGCTTTTCGATCGCACGGCGTGGATAGCGACATGATGGTGATCAGTGGTGGCGCAGGACGAAGTCCGCTGGTTCGCCAGATCATGGCGGATACGACGGGCCTGACAGTTGCGGTGCCCGAAACGCAGGAGCCTGTCCTGCTCGGTGCCGCCATGCTGGGTGCGGTTGCGGCGAAGTCTTGCGGGTCTATCGGCGAAGCGATGGCCTCAATGTCGGCGATCGGCCGGCTGAGCGAGTCGACACCGCCGGGATTGACCGATTTCCACCGGACAAAGCGGCAAGTTCACGCGCTGATGCGAAAGCTCGACCGGGAAAGCCGCGATGCCATGCGGAACATCGAATCGATTGCCGTAGTTGAGACGAAAAGCTAG
- a CDS encoding isocitrate lyase/PEP mutase family protein has translation MAEATTLRSLLSRQGCLTLPGVFDGISARVATSIGFDALYMTGYGVVASALGVADAGTATFTEMLDRVRVIAGACNKPFIADGDTGYGGLLNVDRTVRGYASAGASGIQLEDQEFPKKCGHTEFRRVIPLEDAVAKIRVAVDARPDRNFLIVARTDARYAEGMDAALRRAERFLQAGADVLFIESPESLEELRRVAETFKGAILLANMVEGGRTPYLSTSELASMGFKIGLYPASGFLTAAGALRLVYRHLKTTGSATGSEAPMLPFTDMNTLMGFPAVHAFEKRYGLADSHKK, from the coding sequence TTGGCTGAAGCAACGACGTTGCGTTCGCTGTTGAGCAGGCAGGGGTGTCTGACACTTCCTGGTGTCTTCGACGGCATTTCGGCGAGAGTGGCGACGAGCATCGGTTTCGACGCGCTTTACATGACCGGATATGGTGTGGTGGCGTCCGCGCTTGGCGTAGCCGACGCAGGTACCGCAACGTTCACCGAGATGCTTGACCGTGTCCGTGTCATCGCCGGCGCCTGCAACAAGCCGTTCATCGCCGATGGCGACACTGGCTACGGTGGATTGCTGAACGTCGATCGCACCGTTCGTGGCTATGCCAGTGCAGGGGCGTCAGGTATTCAGCTCGAGGATCAGGAATTCCCGAAGAAATGCGGGCACACCGAATTCCGTCGCGTGATTCCGCTTGAGGACGCGGTCGCCAAGATCCGTGTCGCCGTGGATGCGCGGCCGGATCGCAACTTTCTCATCGTTGCGCGGACCGACGCGCGTTACGCCGAGGGCATGGACGCTGCCCTACGGCGGGCCGAGCGCTTTCTTCAGGCCGGCGCCGACGTACTGTTTATCGAAAGTCCGGAAAGCCTGGAAGAATTGCGCCGTGTCGCCGAGACGTTCAAGGGAGCAATTTTGCTGGCGAACATGGTCGAGGGCGGTCGCACGCCCTATCTATCGACGAGCGAGCTGGCCTCGATGGGATTCAAAATCGGACTCTATCCGGCCTCTGGCTTCCTGACGGCGGCGGGCGCGCTGCGATTGGTTTATCGCCATCTCAAGACGACCGGATCGGCCACCGGCAGCGAAGCACCGATGTTGCCGTTTACGGATATGAACACGCTGATGGGCTTTCCCGCTGTGCATGCCTTCGAAAAGCGGTACGGCCTGGCGGATAGCCACAAGAAGTAA
- a CDS encoding ABC transporter permease — MSEFSLEVSPSKSARRRIHAFDATLLTLAILALWQAISIWTKGVAVSPPLQTLAYLFDLFRTPMFWDHAAATLYAFLLAFALSSMIGLALGLIFGVHRFTGEVAEPMLVGFYTIPKVTLYPVVLLIFGLGMSAKVAFGVMHGLVPMTLFTLGAVRGLPPVLIRTAKVLRLSPGRTMLWVLLPACLPDVINGLRISFSLTMLGVLIGEMFSSQHGLGFLLVNGMAQHNVPLSTAVVLVVVVVAIAANTLMLRLGRRAAHRAN, encoded by the coding sequence ATGAGCGAGTTTTCACTTGAGGTCTCACCGTCGAAAAGTGCGCGCAGGCGCATCCACGCATTCGATGCTACGTTGCTGACCCTGGCGATACTGGCGCTTTGGCAGGCGATTAGCATTTGGACGAAAGGCGTTGCCGTTTCGCCGCCGCTTCAGACGCTGGCCTATCTGTTTGATTTGTTTCGTACCCCGATGTTCTGGGACCACGCGGCAGCGACACTGTATGCGTTTCTGTTGGCTTTCGCGCTTTCGTCGATGATAGGCTTGGCGCTCGGACTGATATTCGGGGTGCACCGCTTCACGGGAGAAGTCGCCGAGCCGATGCTGGTAGGCTTCTATACGATTCCCAAGGTAACGCTTTATCCGGTCGTGCTGCTAATCTTCGGCCTTGGCATGTCGGCCAAGGTGGCATTTGGCGTAATGCATGGCCTCGTGCCGATGACGCTGTTTACGCTGGGGGCGGTGCGCGGCCTGCCGCCCGTATTGATCCGGACGGCCAAGGTGCTGCGGCTTTCGCCCGGGCGCACCATGCTCTGGGTACTGTTGCCGGCTTGTCTGCCGGATGTCATCAACGGCCTGCGAATCAGCTTTTCGCTGACAATGCTGGGTGTGCTGATCGGCGAGATGTTTTCCTCGCAACACGGCCTTGGATTCCTGCTGGTCAACGGCATGGCGCAGCATAACGTTCCGCTGTCGACAGCCGTCGTTCTTGTCGTCGTCGTGGTTGCCATTGCGGCCAATACGTTGATGCTCCGACTAGGTCGGCGGGCTGCGCATCGCGCCAACTGA
- a CDS encoding ABC transporter substrate-binding protein: MTKGKSLVRAGLILGLVASTVGWKAPAARAETITVTHWGGQFYGVPYAVAMDKGFFKKNGVDVTGILTAAGGGTAVRNTLAGGIPFGEVSLAAAVQAINSGQKLIIIGAGAQSVSDQMWVVKKDSSLTGIKDLVGKKIAFTAPGSVSNMVILMALKANGITQQQVKLVPAGDLGANLAAVSSGAVDAGFSDELVFAQNKELVKPLFMVRDAMDSRMMQTVMITTAEYAKTHPEVIKGLIAARREGLAYALEHPDESADITAKAYNNPNANLFRAHLQALIKEKYWSDGRLDYTAMNHMVEGLQITGQMTGEVDWSKYVDTSYLPADLRASK; encoded by the coding sequence ATGACAAAGGGAAAATCACTGGTGCGAGCCGGCCTGATCCTGGGCCTGGTCGCTTCGACCGTGGGCTGGAAAGCGCCGGCCGCGCGGGCTGAGACCATTACCGTCACGCATTGGGGCGGACAATTCTATGGCGTGCCCTATGCGGTCGCCATGGACAAAGGGTTCTTCAAGAAGAACGGCGTCGATGTCACGGGCATCCTGACCGCAGCGGGTGGTGGCACCGCGGTTCGCAATACGTTGGCCGGCGGCATTCCCTTCGGTGAAGTCTCGCTGGCCGCAGCGGTGCAGGCCATCAATTCCGGCCAGAAGCTCATCATCATCGGCGCCGGTGCACAAAGCGTATCCGACCAGATGTGGGTGGTGAAGAAGGATTCGAGTCTCACCGGTATCAAGGATCTCGTCGGCAAGAAGATCGCCTTTACCGCGCCGGGCTCCGTGAGCAACATGGTGATCCTGATGGCTCTGAAGGCCAACGGCATTACCCAACAACAGGTCAAGCTGGTGCCGGCCGGCGATCTCGGCGCCAACCTCGCCGCCGTCAGCAGCGGTGCCGTCGATGCCGGCTTCTCCGACGAGCTGGTGTTCGCGCAAAACAAGGAACTGGTGAAGCCGCTGTTCATGGTGCGCGATGCGATGGACTCGCGCATGATGCAGACGGTGATGATTACGACGGCAGAGTACGCCAAGACACATCCCGAGGTCATCAAGGGCCTGATCGCTGCTCGCCGCGAAGGGCTGGCTTACGCCCTGGAGCATCCGGACGAATCCGCCGACATTACTGCCAAGGCCTATAATAATCCGAACGCCAATCTGTTCCGGGCCCATCTACAGGCGTTGATCAAAGAGAAATACTGGAGCGACGGCCGGCTCGACTATACGGCCATGAACCACATGGTCGAAGGTCTGCAGATCACCGGCCAGATGACCGGCGAAGTGGACTGGTCGAAATACGTCGATACGTCCTATCTGCCGGCGGATCTGCGTGCCTCGAAATGA
- a CDS encoding ABC transporter ATP-binding protein encodes MGQITLQGVRKSFGPVNIIKDANLDIENGSFVVFVGPSGCGKTTLLRLIAGLEDVTGGQILIDGKNVVDVPPAKRGLSMVFQSYALYPHMSVRGNIAFGLKMAGLPRPEIDRKVEAAAATLNLTPYLERKPRDLSGGQRQRVAIGRAIVREPKAFLFDEPLSNLDAALRVQMRMEVTKLQKQLGTTAVYVTHDQVEAMTMADKIVVLNAGNIEQYGSPLELYERPANLFVAGFIGSPKMNFVSGEAVGEPAVATLGVRPEHLKIGKEGEGWPGTVSVAEHLGSDTFLYVDAGKLGLLTARCIGEFNLKAGDRVWLSPDPVRLHRFDKDGAVIRT; translated from the coding sequence ATGGGCCAGATCACGCTCCAGGGAGTCCGCAAGTCGTTCGGGCCGGTCAACATCATCAAGGATGCCAACCTGGATATCGAGAACGGCTCCTTTGTGGTCTTCGTCGGCCCGTCCGGCTGCGGCAAGACGACGCTGCTGCGTCTGATCGCCGGACTTGAGGACGTCACCGGCGGACAGATCCTGATCGACGGCAAGAACGTGGTCGATGTGCCGCCGGCCAAGCGCGGCCTGTCGATGGTGTTCCAGTCCTATGCGCTCTACCCGCATATGAGCGTCCGCGGCAATATCGCGTTCGGCCTGAAGATGGCGGGGCTGCCGCGACCCGAGATCGACCGCAAGGTGGAGGCCGCCGCCGCCACGCTCAATCTGACACCCTATCTGGAGCGCAAACCGCGCGACCTCTCCGGCGGTCAGCGCCAGCGCGTCGCGATCGGACGCGCCATCGTGCGCGAGCCGAAGGCATTTCTGTTCGACGAGCCCTTGTCGAATCTCGACGCCGCACTCCGCGTCCAGATGCGCATGGAGGTGACAAAACTGCAGAAGCAACTCGGGACCACCGCCGTCTACGTCACCCACGACCAGGTCGAGGCCATGACCATGGCCGACAAGATCGTCGTACTCAACGCAGGCAACATCGAACAATACGGCTCGCCGCTGGAATTGTACGAGCGGCCAGCAAACCTGTTTGTCGCCGGCTTCATTGGTTCGCCGAAGATGAATTTCGTCTCCGGCGAAGCTGTCGGCGAACCGGCCGTCGCCACGCTCGGCGTCAGGCCCGAGCATCTGAAAATCGGCAAGGAGGGGGAAGGCTGGCCCGGGACCGTGTCGGTCGCCGAGCATCTGGGCAGCGATACCTTTCTCTATGTCGATGCCGGCAAGCTCGGCCTTCTGACGGCGCGCTGCATCGGAGAATTCAACCTGAAAGCCGGCGATCGCGTGTGGCTTTCGCCCGATCCGGTCCGGCTGCACCGTTTCGACAAGGATGGTGCGGTGATCAGGACATGA
- a CDS encoding carbohydrate ABC transporter permease — MATQQTQILGRALLTPAVALLFIWMIVPLAMTIYFSTLHYSLLDSETWSFVGLENFRYFLTDPAFLTALQNTLVLVGSVLAITILLGTPLALLLDQQVVGRSIVRLMVIAPFFVMPTVSALVWKNLLMHPVSGLFAWIATIVGATPIDWFNDAPLLAVILIVAWQWLPFATLILLTALQSQDEEQKEAAEMDGASALSTFIYLTLPHLARPITVVILIETIFLLTVFAEIFVTTGGGPGLATTNIAFLIYSQALVQYDVGNASAGGLVAVVIANIVAFFLVRIVGRNLEA; from the coding sequence ATGGCGACGCAGCAAACCCAGATCCTCGGAAGGGCCCTGCTGACGCCGGCCGTCGCATTGCTGTTCATCTGGATGATCGTCCCGCTGGCGATGACGATCTATTTTTCGACGCTGCACTACAGCCTGCTCGATTCGGAAACCTGGAGCTTCGTCGGGCTGGAGAATTTTCGATACTTTCTCACCGACCCCGCTTTTCTGACCGCGCTGCAGAACACCCTGGTGCTGGTCGGTTCCGTGCTCGCGATCACCATCCTGCTCGGCACGCCGCTGGCGCTGCTGCTCGATCAGCAGGTGGTCGGGCGCAGCATCGTCCGCCTGATGGTGATCGCGCCGTTCTTCGTGATGCCGACCGTCAGCGCGCTGGTCTGGAAGAACCTGTTGATGCATCCGGTGTCGGGGCTGTTCGCGTGGATCGCGACGATTGTGGGCGCAACCCCGATCGACTGGTTCAACGATGCGCCGTTGCTCGCGGTGATCCTGATCGTGGCCTGGCAATGGCTGCCGTTTGCGACCCTCATCCTGTTGACTGCGCTGCAGTCGCAGGACGAGGAGCAAAAGGAAGCGGCCGAGATGGACGGGGCCAGCGCCCTGTCGACCTTCATCTATCTCACCTTGCCGCATCTCGCGCGGCCGATCACCGTAGTCATCCTGATCGAAACCATATTCCTGCTGACGGTGTTCGCCGAGATCTTCGTCACGACCGGCGGCGGCCCCGGCCTGGCGACCACCAATATCGCATTCCTGATCTACTCGCAGGCGCTGGTCCAGTACGATGTCGGCAACGCCTCGGCCGGCGGACTGGTCGCGGTCGTGATCGCCAATATCGTGGCCTTCTTCCTGGTGCGGATCGTCGGGCGGAATCTGGAGGCGTAA
- a CDS encoding ABC transporter permease yields MTRRRAALLVRTAVLAGLVLLLEVCCRTGIIDPLTVIPPSAMVTSMIDHVFSGELDESIMQTFSTIALAFVLALGLGTLGGVLLHRWSRLRDIFDPLLASYYSVPTFIFYPLLVALLGLGKAPLVVLGVLSAAPAVMIATLSGLDGVSPVLLKLARVQRLGPARTLWWIVLPDALPRLFSGFKLALSYALIGVIAGEFILSGTGLGYSISYAYQSFDNRAMYGLMLFVLLVAIVANGILYVWEGRLARRRSTG; encoded by the coding sequence TTGACGCGGCGGCGCGCGGCTCTCCTGGTCCGCACCGCCGTTTTGGCAGGACTGGTTCTGCTGCTCGAAGTCTGCTGCCGTACCGGTATCATCGATCCGCTGACCGTCATTCCACCCAGTGCCATGGTCACCTCGATGATCGACCATGTTTTTTCCGGAGAGCTTGACGAGAGCATCATGCAGACGTTCTCGACCATCGCGCTTGCATTCGTGCTGGCGCTCGGATTGGGCACATTGGGCGGCGTCCTGCTTCACCGCTGGTCACGGTTGCGCGATATCTTCGATCCGTTGCTGGCCTCGTATTACTCGGTGCCGACCTTCATCTTCTATCCGCTGCTAGTGGCGCTGCTTGGCCTGGGCAAGGCGCCGCTGGTGGTGCTGGGTGTGCTTTCTGCCGCGCCTGCCGTGATGATCGCCACGCTTTCGGGGCTGGATGGCGTTTCACCCGTGCTGTTGAAGCTGGCCCGCGTCCAGCGGCTTGGCCCGGCACGAACCCTGTGGTGGATCGTACTCCCCGATGCGCTGCCCCGCCTGTTCAGCGGTTTCAAGCTGGCGCTGAGCTATGCGCTGATCGGCGTCATTGCGGGTGAATTCATCCTCTCCGGCACCGGGCTCGGTTACTCGATTTCCTACGCGTACCAGAGCTTCGACAACCGCGCGATGTACGGCCTGATGCTGTTCGTATTGCTGGTCGCGATCGTCGCCAATGGAATTCTCTATGTATGGGAGGGGCGTCTGGCGCGCCGCCGTTCAACAGGATGA
- a CDS encoding carbohydrate kinase family protein has translation MLLSCGDALVDFLPVKSVDGRSAAVPVVGGSCLNIAVGMARLGALAGFVGGISTDLFGRMIADHARTSHVELRYATRSEHQTTLAFVRHVEGEPQYAFYDEATASRNWTHRRGSIPFAEIEAIHIGSTTLANDKGAAQAQAIIEDAGGSTTISFDPNCRPNLVRHKTTYVDQMNAFAASANIVRMSDVDFEFLYGGSDYGEWAKSLIAAGTSLVVVTRGIRGAQAWHREAGSAEVKAPAIDVVDTIGAGDSFQAALLFALRAIGRIKTEALAQLDAAELHRVLSFASTCAAFTCGRAGADPPRQSDVGAALSRLFAE, from the coding sequence ATGCTGCTGAGTTGCGGAGATGCGCTAGTTGATTTCCTGCCGGTCAAATCCGTTGACGGGCGCTCCGCGGCCGTACCGGTCGTGGGAGGATCCTGCCTCAACATCGCTGTCGGCATGGCGAGGTTGGGAGCGCTGGCGGGGTTTGTGGGCGGCATCTCGACCGATCTTTTCGGACGCATGATCGCAGACCACGCGCGCACGTCGCATGTTGAACTTCGCTACGCGACGCGCAGCGAGCATCAGACGACGCTTGCCTTCGTCCGCCACGTCGAGGGCGAGCCGCAATATGCTTTCTATGACGAGGCGACGGCGTCCCGAAACTGGACCCATCGGCGCGGCTCCATCCCCTTCGCCGAGATCGAAGCAATCCATATCGGATCGACCACACTCGCCAATGACAAGGGCGCAGCCCAGGCGCAGGCGATCATCGAAGATGCAGGCGGGTCTACAACCATTTCCTTCGATCCGAACTGCCGGCCAAATCTCGTCAGACACAAGACCACCTATGTCGACCAGATGAATGCGTTTGCCGCCTCTGCCAATATCGTGCGGATGTCGGATGTCGACTTCGAGTTTCTTTATGGCGGCAGCGACTATGGCGAGTGGGCGAAATCACTTATCGCTGCGGGTACGAGCCTTGTCGTCGTCACGCGTGGAATCCGGGGTGCTCAGGCGTGGCATCGAGAGGCGGGTTCGGCTGAGGTCAAGGCGCCCGCGATAGATGTCGTCGACACGATCGGGGCGGGCGACAGCTTTCAGGCTGCACTGTTGTTCGCCTTGCGCGCCATCGGACGGATCAAAACCGAAGCGCTGGCGCAGTTAGATGCCGCCGAACTTCATCGGGTGCTGTCTTTTGCGTCGACTTGCGCAGCCTTTACATGCGGGCGCGCTGGGGCAGATCCTCCGCGGCAATCTGATGTCGGAGCGGCATTGTCTCGCCTGTTTGCCGAATAG